In Acidobacteriota bacterium, the following are encoded in one genomic region:
- a CDS encoding DUF4442 domain-containing protein, which yields MTEAAAAGAPPALNAAQRKLVRQVRHPLLIRIFLIAKLPLGFFAGLRVKSLERQRCETTVPFGWRSQNPFRSVYFAAQAMAAELSTGALAMLALRGEEASVAMLIVGLDAEFGKKAVSKVTFTCEDGEKIFAAVAETVATGEAAVVDVETVGRMADGTEVARFRFRWS from the coding sequence ATGACCGAAGCTGCTGCCGCCGGCGCACCGCCGGCCCTCAATGCTGCCCAGCGCAAGCTGGTTCGCCAGGTGCGCCATCCGCTGCTGATCCGTATTTTCCTCATCGCCAAGCTGCCCCTGGGTTTTTTTGCCGGACTGCGGGTGAAGAGCCTGGAGCGCCAGCGCTGCGAGACCACCGTGCCCTTCGGCTGGCGCTCGCAAAACCCTTTTCGCTCGGTGTACTTCGCCGCCCAGGCCATGGCGGCGGAGCTCTCCACCGGTGCTTTGGCGATGCTCGCCCTGCGGGGGGAGGAGGCCTCCGTCGCCATGCTCATCGTCGGTCTGGACGCGGAGTTCGGCAAGAAGGCGGTGTCCAAGGTGACCTTTACCTGCGAGGACGGGGAGAAGATCTTCGCCGCCGTCGCCGAGACCGTCGCCACCGGCGAGGCGGCGGTGGTGGACGTGGAGACGGTGGGGCGCATGGCGGACGGCACCGAGGTCGCCCGTTTCCGCTTCCGCTGGTC